Below is a genomic region from Fusobacterium canifelinum.
ATTTGGATAAAATTTTTTTGACAAATCTCTCATTAATCTTAAGAGATTCGTTATTCAATGTTAAAGTGTATTCTACTTCCAATTTTAATATATTGATACTATTGTTATCAACCATATCTATTTTAAAATCTAGATTTATATTTTTTTTATCTTCTGAAAATTTAACATCAATTTTCAATTTTTGCTTAATAGTTTCATCAGAAGTATAAAATTTTTTATTAGAAACATTTATATCATAGTCAAATTTTTTTAATATATACTTTTTAATTTCCATTTTATCTCCTTGTAGCTACTTGCAACCTTTGAGAAAAATTATTCAATATATTATTTGCTATGTCTGAACTAATTTCATTTTCTCTTTCAAAAGTAAAAATAAAAGAATTTTCTTTAAGTTCTTTCATTTTTAAATCATACTTATTTTGAAAGTTCTTCCATAATTCCTTAGATGTTCCATAGTTTTTAACAATCCTATCTATCATATCATCTGTTATACTTATTTCAGCATTTATAAGAGCTGTGATTTCCTTTTCGGTTAAACCTAATAACTGTACCATTCCTTTTATATCTTTCTCTTCTTCATCCATTATATTTTTGATTAAATATCCTGGGTGAAAAATCATTTCGTTATCTTTTGATTTAAAAACTAACTTACTCATAATGATTTGACACCTCCACTATTTCAACAATATTTATACTTTCATAAGATATTGTTTCATTTTTTCTGTTGACAGTAATAGGTTCTATAATTAGTCTATATCCTGTTGTTTTTCCTAAATCTATTGCAAATTGTCCTTTTCTATCATATTTTAACTCATGAAGTCTAAAATTAGTGTAATCTGCAACATCTTTTAAAGAGTTAGAGTTCTTTAAAAATTCAATAGAAAAAATTAGTTTCTCAGCAATAATTTTATTATACCTTTTTATTGCCTTTTTCTGATTTTCACAAATCTCTCGAATTTTTTTATCTTTATATCTAACTTTCATTAAAACTCCTTAAATCATTTTAACACTTTTTAAAACTTATTGCTATTAAATCTTTTACCCCTTTGACAAACATAATTAAAAATTTAAAGTTGAAGTTTTATAAAGAATATGAGTTTTATTTTTACACTAGATAACATATTTCTCATCCTTAATCTTAGCTCATTCTAGCATATTTTTTAAGAAAAGAAAAATTTTTATTTGGTAATTAAACTATAAAAGTTCTAAATAGTTGATTTTATTATTGAAAATATAAGGGTTTTAGAGAGAAAAAATTTAATAAAGAAATTTTTAAAAAAATATTTTTTCTAATTTTGTAAAAAAATGTTACGATTTATTAAAATTGAATTGATTTATGTTATAAAATATATTATAATAAAAAATAATAAGCTTATTCTAGATGGGAGAAAAAATATGAAAAATATAATTGTAAGGTTATTAGAAATAGGAATAGTTAATTTAAAAAATGTAAAAAATGGGAAAATAAGTTTTTTAAATTCTAATATAAAAGAAACATTAACATTACAGTTAGGAGATATTTTAGGAATTTATGGACAAAATGGTTCAGGAAAAACAACTGTGATAGAAGCTTTGTCTATATTAAAGTCTATTTTAGTAAGAATACCATTAGATAATGAGTTGAAAAACTTAATAACTTATGGAGAAAAAAATATTGA
It encodes:
- a CDS encoding helix-turn-helix transcriptional regulator; this encodes MSKLVFKSKDNEMIFHPGYLIKNIMDEEEKDIKGMVQLLGLTEKEITALINAEISITDDMIDRIVKNYGTSKELWKNFQNKYDLKMKELKENSFIFTFERENEISSDIANNILNNFSQRLQVATRR
- a CDS encoding addiction module toxin RelE, translating into MKVRYKDKKIREICENQKKAIKRYNKIIAEKLIFSIEFLKNSNSLKDVADYTNFRLHELKYDRKGQFAIDLGKTTGYRLIIEPITVNRKNETISYESINIVEIVEVSNHYE